From the genome of Hymenobacter cellulosilyticus, one region includes:
- a CDS encoding BfmA/BtgA family mobilization protein, with product METITMSTELRRRVTLDNIVYRKGEAAAAEVGASLGAYASAAVDYFATRGLDPRETEAREGQLIMRQIKKLGDRVFGFLQEQERTLLTAMLEEMLRTRITLDRVLRMNEILVGNLNAQLETLSEAQLQRQQQALQLLRQRNEEAVEKQVREALQAAQQDGPGKRRNPAESPVGKGQ from the coding sequence TTGGAAACCATCACCATGAGCACGGAGCTACGCAGGCGAGTCACCCTGGACAACATTGTTTACCGGAAAGGCGAAGCGGCCGCGGCCGAAGTGGGCGCCAGTCTCGGGGCCTACGCCAGTGCGGCGGTGGACTACTTTGCCACCCGTGGCTTGGACCCCCGCGAGACGGAAGCACGCGAAGGGCAGCTCATCATGCGGCAGATAAAGAAGCTCGGCGACCGGGTGTTCGGCTTTCTGCAGGAGCAGGAGCGCACGCTGCTAACAGCCATGCTAGAGGAAATGCTGCGCACCCGCATCACGCTTGACCGGGTGTTGCGCATGAACGAAATTCTGGTGGGCAACCTGAACGCGCAGTTGGAAACGCTCAGCGAAGCGCAGCTGCAACGGCAGCAGCAGGCGCTGCAGCTGCTGCGTCAGCGCAACGAGGAAGCGGTAGAAAAGCAGGTACGGGAAGCGTTGCAAGCGGCCCAACAAGACGGGCCGGGCAAGCGCCGCAACCCGGCCGAAAGCCCGGTAGGGAAGGGGCAATAG